The Amycolatopsis umgeniensis DNA segment CAGCGCCGCGACAGGTGCCCTGGTGCGGATCAACCCGCGTGAGCCTCGGATCCGGCACGACCGCGGCGTTTCGCTGGCGAGCAACGGCCTCGAAACCCTCGAGGCGCTGGACGCCCTGCTCGGCTAGGCCGGATCCAGAGATCACGGTCACTTTCCGGGCAGGACGACCTCGGCGTAGACGGCGTCGTGATCGCTGCCGGGCGTCTCCAGCACCTTGAAGTCCGCGATGGCCGCCCGTTTGTCCGCCAGCACGTGATCGATAGGCACCGGCGGCACCGCCCCGTTCGTCCAGGTCCCCTGCAACGCCCTCCCCAGCTGATCGGCCGCGTCCACATATCCCCTGGTCAGCAGCTCACGGAAGAGCGAGTGGTCGAGGCTGGCGTTGAAGTCGCCCGCCAGGATCCGGATGTCGTGCTCGGCGTCGGCGTACGGCAGGTCCTTGGCCTCGTCGACCCACGCGTGCCTGTCCCACATCGGTGCCGCCGGATGGACCGCGACGACCTCGATCCGGACGCCGTCGCCGAGGTCCAGGCTCGCGCTGGGCTGTTTGTAGTTCGAATCGCCGCTCAGCTTCAGCGGCGTCAGCGGGTACTTCGACACGAGACCGGAGCCGGACGCCCATTCCGCCGGATGCAGCACGTGGAACGGCAGGAGCTGGAACAGCCCGGCCCGGTCGAGGCCGGTGATCGCCTCGGGCGTCATCTCGGTCAGGCTCAGGACGTCGACCTGGTGTTCCTTGACGTAGCCGACGATCACGGCCGGATCCGCCTGCCCGCCGAGCATGTTCGACGCCAGGACGCGGACGTGCTTCCCGCCGAGCGCCTTCTGCTCGTTCGCGAAGGCGCGGGGCAGCACCAGAGCGCCGATCGTGAAGGTCAGGACCAGGGCGACGGCCCCGATCCACCAGCGGCGGAGCCCCAGCGCGAGGGCGGCGAGCACCAAGGTCGCGATCCCGGCGTACGGCGTCAGCGCGAGCGCGGCGATCGTGTACGTGTTGCCGTCGTAGCCCACCAGCCGCATCGCCGTCAGCACCGCGAACGGCACGATCGCGCCGATGAGCAGCCCGCTGACCAGCATGCGACGGGTGCCCACTCGGGTACGGGGGACGGCCCGCTCTTCGATCACCATGACGTCGAGTATGCCGATCGACGGCGACGTGACGGCGGTCTCCACAACACCTTCACAACCTCCTCACACGGCGGCTACCAGCGCTTATCAGGTTTCGCCAGCGGCTGTCAGCGCGCTGTGCGCGGCCTGCCAGGCGGAACGGGCACCTTTGTCCGCGGGGCGAGATCCACAGGAGGAAACATGACGCACGCGATCAGGGCCGAGGGCCTGGTCAAGCACTATGGGGAGACGAAGGCGCTCGACGGGGTCGATCTGGAGGTCCCGTCGGGCAAGGTGGTCGGGGTGCTGGGGCCGAACGGCGCGGGGAAGACGACCGCCGTCCGGATCCTGGCCACCTTGATCCGGCCGGACCGCGGCCACGCGAGCGTCTTCGGTTACGACGTCGTCAAGAACCCGATGGCCGTCCGCAGCATGATCGGGCTGACCGGGCAGTACGCGTCGGTCGACGAGGACCTCTCCGGCACGGAGAACCTGGTCCTGATCGGCAGGCTGCTGGAGTTCTCCAGGGCGGACGCGAAGAAGCGCGCGGCCGATCTGCTGGAGCGGTTCGAACTGACCGACGCCGCCGGACGCGCTATCAAGACCTACTCGGGCGGGATGCGGCGGCGGCTCGACCTCGCCGCGAGCCTGGTCGGCCGTCCGAAGGTCCTTTACCTGGACGAGCCGACCACCGGTCTCGACCCGCACGCCCGCAACGAGGTCTGGGCCGTGGTCCGGACGCTGGTCGCGGACGGGACGACGGTGCTGCTCACCACGCAGTACCTGGAGGAGGCCGACCAGCTGGCCGACACGATCACCGTGTTCGACCACGGACTGGTCGTGGCGAACGGGCGGGCCGACGAGCTCAAGCGGCGGACCGGCGGCCAGACGCTGCAGGTCCGGCCGACGGCGCTCGCCGATCTCGACGCCGTCGAGCGCATCCTGGCCGGGCTCACCGGGGCCAAGCCGAACCGGGACGACGACACCGGGCTGCTCACCGCGCCCGTCGCCGATCCCGTCCTGCTGTCCACTTTGGTCCGCAAGCTGGACGAAGCCGGGATCACCGCGGACGAGCTGGCGCTGCGGCTGCCCAGCCTCGACGAGGTGTTCCTCGCGCTCACCGGCAAATCCGAAAAGTCCACGACTCCGGAAGGGAGCCTGGTATGACGGCCCTCGCCGCGCCCGCGCAGGTGCGCGTTTCACTCTCCAGCAGCGTCCAGCACGGGCTTTCCCTCGCCTGGCGTGGCGTCCTGAAGATCCGCAAGAACCCGGAGCAGCTGGCCGACGTCACGCTCGCGCCGATCATCTTCCTGGTCATGTTCGTCTACCTGTTCGGCGGCGCGCTCGCCCCGAGCATCGACGACTACCTCCAGATGATCGTGCCCGGCATCATGGTGTTCAACATCCTGCAGGCCAGCATGACCGTCGGCGTCCAGCTCAACACCGACGTCACCAAGGGCGTGTTCGACCGGTTCCGGGCGATGCCGATCGCGCGGTCCGCGCCACTGATCGGCGCCGTACTGGCCGACATCGTGCGCTACCTGGTGTGCCTGGTCGTCCTGATGGTCGTCGCGACGATCATGGGCTACCGGATCCAGACCGGTCCGGCGCAGTTCGCGCTGGCGATCGTGCTGGTCATCGCTTTCGCGCTGGCGTTCTGCTGGGCGTCGGTGTTCGTCGGGATGCTGGTGAAGAGTCCGGGCGCGGTGCAGGGCCTGATGTTCGTGGTGCTGATGCCGCTGACCTTCGGCAGCAACGTGTTCGTCGGAACGAGCACCATGCCCGGCTGGCTGAAGGCGTGGGCGGACATCAGCCCGGTGACCCAGATGTCCGACGTCCTGCGCGGCTTGATGAACGGCGGGCCGATCGCCGGTCCGCTGACCGGCGCGCTGATCTGGATGGCGGCCGCGGTCGCGGTCTTCTTCCCGCTCGCCACTTGGGCTTACCGGAAGCGCGTCTGACGGGGGTCAGGGGGAACGCGCGTGAAGGGCTCCTTGCCTCGATTCGAGGCGAGGAGCCCTTCTTCACGTGCTGACTTCCTGATTGATCACGGCCAGCAGGTCGGCGCGGGAAAGCGCGGCGTCCTGAACGAGCATCGCTTCGTAGCGCTCCTCGCCGAAGTGCTCGCGGAGATCGTCGATCAGCCGCCGGATGCCGGGCTCGCCCAGGTCCAGCTTGCCGCGGAGGAGGTTCGCCACGCCGAGCAACCGGGCAGCGGCCTCGTGCCGCCCCTGCCGGAACCGGATCAGGCCGAACACCTCGACGATCCGCCCGAGGTCGGGCATGTCGCCGCGGTTCGCGGTGGACCGCACGACGATCGCGGCGCCGCGTTCCGCCGCTGCCAGGTCTCCGGCGGCCAGCGCCACCTCCGTGTCGATGAACCCGCCGAACTCGTCGCCGAACATGCCGGGCAGCGGCACCCCGGCCATCAGCTCCCGGAACCGGACGGCCACCTCGCGTGCCTCGTCCACCCGGCCGGCGCGGCAGTACACGTCGGCCTTGCCCACCAGCACCATCACCGCGAGCTGGTCGTTGCCCGTCTCGATCGCGTACCGCTCCGCTTCGGAGATCTCGCGCATCGCCGTGTCGAGGTCTCCGGACCGCGCGTACTCCGTCGCGAGCCGCCAGCGCTGCTGGATCACGTCGTCCTGCGAACCCAGTTCGAGCGCGAGGGCGATCCCTTGCCGGTACAGCGAAAGCGCGGCCTCGTGGTCGCCGGACATCGAAATGTCGGACGCCTTCATGCCCACCGCCATCGCGGTGCCCCAACGGTCACCCACCGCGGAGAACCCTTCGAGAGCCCGGTCCCTGGCGCGTTCGGCGCCCTCGGCGTCCCCGAGGTCGCCGAGGATGAAACTCTGCGCCCACGCCGAGGCGGCTTGGCGCCACGGGTCCGGGCTCGACTGCACCCTCGCCACCTCACGGAGGGCGAGTTTCGTGTCCTGGCAGAAGAACGCGAGCATCGGCAGGCCGAGGGCCAGCCCGGCGAACCGCTCGTACGCCTTCGTCCGCACACATCGGTCGATGAGCGCGAGGCCCTCCACGGGGTCGCCGACCCCGGGCACCATCGCCATCATCGCGCGGATCGCCTGGTACGCGGCGGCGAACTCCTCGTCCAGGCGGTCGCCGAAGGCGAGCATCTCGTTGACGAACGCCTCGGCCCGGTCACTGTCGCCTTTGACCAGCCAGTACCAGAACGAACCGCTGAACAGGTGCACCGCCATTTCGACGTCGTCGGCGTCGATCGCCTGACGGAGCGCCGTCACGATGTTGCCGTGTTCGGCGTTGTACCGCGAAATGGCGGTGAGCTGATCCTTCGTCCGCAGCGACGGCTCGAGCCGCTCGACCAGTTCGGCGTAGTAACCGTGGTACGCCTTCGTCAGCCGCGCTCGTTCTCCCGACTCGTCGAGACGCTCCGCCGCGTACGCCCGGATGGTCTCCAACATGCGGTACCGGGGCTCGCCCTGATCCCCGGCCATGGCGTCCACAATGGACTTCTCGACGAGCGAGCCGAGGATGTACATGATCTCTTCCGAGGGCAGGCCTTCCCCCGCGCAGACGCTTTCGACCGCTTCGACCTCGGCACCGGCCCCGAAGACCGAGAGCCGCCTGGCGAGGACGCGTTCGGCGTCGTCGAGCAGATCCCAG contains these protein-coding regions:
- a CDS encoding endonuclease/exonuclease/phosphatase family protein, which produces METAVTSPSIGILDVMVIEERAVPRTRVGTRRMLVSGLLIGAIVPFAVLTAMRLVGYDGNTYTIAALALTPYAGIATLVLAALALGLRRWWIGAVALVLTFTIGALVLPRAFANEQKALGGKHVRVLASNMLGGQADPAVIVGYVKEHQVDVLSLTEMTPEAITGLDRAGLFQLLPFHVLHPAEWASGSGLVSKYPLTPLKLSGDSNYKQPSASLDLGDGVRIEVVAVHPAAPMWDRHAWVDEAKDLPYADAEHDIRILAGDFNASLDHSLFRELLTRGYVDAADQLGRALQGTWTNGAVPPVPIDHVLADKRAAIADFKVLETPGSDHDAVYAEVVLPGK
- a CDS encoding ATP-binding cassette domain-containing protein, whose translation is MTHAIRAEGLVKHYGETKALDGVDLEVPSGKVVGVLGPNGAGKTTAVRILATLIRPDRGHASVFGYDVVKNPMAVRSMIGLTGQYASVDEDLSGTENLVLIGRLLEFSRADAKKRAADLLERFELTDAAGRAIKTYSGGMRRRLDLAASLVGRPKVLYLDEPTTGLDPHARNEVWAVVRTLVADGTTVLLTTQYLEEADQLADTITVFDHGLVVANGRADELKRRTGGQTLQVRPTALADLDAVERILAGLTGAKPNRDDDTGLLTAPVADPVLLSTLVRKLDEAGITADELALRLPSLDEVFLALTGKSEKSTTPEGSLV
- a CDS encoding ABC transporter permease → MTALAAPAQVRVSLSSSVQHGLSLAWRGVLKIRKNPEQLADVTLAPIIFLVMFVYLFGGALAPSIDDYLQMIVPGIMVFNILQASMTVGVQLNTDVTKGVFDRFRAMPIARSAPLIGAVLADIVRYLVCLVVLMVVATIMGYRIQTGPAQFALAIVLVIAFALAFCWASVFVGMLVKSPGAVQGLMFVVLMPLTFGSNVFVGTSTMPGWLKAWADISPVTQMSDVLRGLMNGGPIAGPLTGALIWMAAAVAVFFPLATWAYRKRV
- a CDS encoding BTAD domain-containing putative transcriptional regulator codes for the protein MRVTLLGPVGAEAGDGTPVDIGGARLRMLLARLALDPGRGVPAAALIDGLWGAEPPADAANALQSLVSRLRKVLRADDVSLDSGPGGYRLDIAREDVDVCRFERLAAQGRAELAAGRDAGAAAILAEALGLWRGQALADVLDAPFAQAPATRLEDLRLEAAEDHFDAEIRLGRHDKVLADLKEAAARNPLRERLAGMWIRALCAADRQSDALAVYEEVRAALADQLGVDPSAELREIHLSALRGELGPPPAAADHLPVRLTSFVGRDDELKLVAELLAGARLVTLVGPGGAGKTRLATEVATRHPAHTRGRVWFVPLAGVRDPGDLPGAVFAALELFDLGLSHGADPMRRPADALVRAVETLGAGESVLVLDNCEHLVDAAAELANTLLRRAPNLRILATSREPLAIDGETLCPLGPLSVPDGTLTVPQAAEAGAIRLFVDRAVAVRPDFVLDESTVDEVAQICRRLDGMPLALELAAARLRSMTVAQISRRLDDRFRLLTSGSRTALPRQRTLRAVVEWSWDLLDDAERVLARRLSVFGAGAEVEAVESVCAGEGLPSEEIMYILGSLVEKSIVDAMAGDQGEPRYRMLETIRAYAAERLDESGERARLTKAYHGYYAELVERLEPSLRTKDQLTAISRYNAEHGNIVTALRQAIDADDVEMAVHLFSGSFWYWLVKGDSDRAEAFVNEMLAFGDRLDEEFAAAYQAIRAMMAMVPGVGDPVEGLALIDRCVRTKAYERFAGLALGLPMLAFFCQDTKLALREVARVQSSPDPWRQAASAWAQSFILGDLGDAEGAERARDRALEGFSAVGDRWGTAMAVGMKASDISMSGDHEAALSLYRQGIALALELGSQDDVIQQRWRLATEYARSGDLDTAMREISEAERYAIETGNDQLAVMVLVGKADVYCRAGRVDEAREVAVRFRELMAGVPLPGMFGDEFGGFIDTEVALAAGDLAAAERGAAIVVRSTANRGDMPDLGRIVEVFGLIRFRQGRHEAAARLLGVANLLRGKLDLGEPGIRRLIDDLREHFGEERYEAMLVQDAALSRADLLAVINQEVST